The following coding sequences lie in one Miscanthus floridulus cultivar M001 chromosome 9, ASM1932011v1, whole genome shotgun sequence genomic window:
- the LOC136484251 gene encoding transcription initiation factor TFIID subunit 10-like isoform X1 produces the protein MMSSGGGAGGPGGGMGPGVGGGGDGRHDDEAALTEFLSTLMDYTPTIPDELVEHYLGRSGFQCPDLRLTRLVAVATQKFLSDIASDSLQSDVLVLLYSLLKSQESRELFRRRCLKA, from the exons ATgatgagcagcggcggcggcgcaggaggCCCTGGCGGGGGCATGGGTCCGGGAGTGGGTGGAGGGGGGGACGGACGGCACGACGACGAGGCTGCGCTCACCGAGTTCCTCTCAACCCTCATGGACTACACCCCCACG ATTCCCGACGAGCTGGTGGAGCACTACCTCGGCCGCAGTGGGTTCCAGTGCCCCGACCTTCGCCT AACGAGACTAGTTGCTGTTGCCACCCAGAAGTTCCTATCAGACATTGCTAGCGATTCTCTTCA GTCTGATGTTTTAGTGCTCCTCTACAGCCTACTGAAATCTCAGGAGTCAAGAGAGTTGTTCAGGAGAAGATGCCTGAAGGCATAA
- the LOC136484251 gene encoding transcription initiation factor TFIID subunit 10-like isoform X2 encodes MMSSGGGAGGPGGGMGPGVGGGGDGRHDDEAALTEFLSTLMDYTPTIPDELVEHYLGRSGFQCPDLRLTRLVAVATQKFLSDIASDSLHLLKSQESRELFRRRCLKA; translated from the exons ATgatgagcagcggcggcggcgcaggaggCCCTGGCGGGGGCATGGGTCCGGGAGTGGGTGGAGGGGGGGACGGACGGCACGACGACGAGGCTGCGCTCACCGAGTTCCTCTCAACCCTCATGGACTACACCCCCACG ATTCCCGACGAGCTGGTGGAGCACTACCTCGGCCGCAGTGGGTTCCAGTGCCCCGACCTTCGCCT AACGAGACTAGTTGCTGTTGCCACCCAGAAGTTCCTATCAGACATTGCTAGCGATTCTCTTCA CCTACTGAAATCTCAGGAGTCAAGAGAGTTGTTCAGGAGAAGATGCCTGAAGGCATAA